In Carcharodon carcharias isolate sCarCar2 chromosome 31, sCarCar2.pri, whole genome shotgun sequence, a genomic segment contains:
- the rpl3 gene encoding 60S ribosomal protein L3 produces MSHRKFSAPRHGSLGFLPRKRSCRHRGKVKSFPKDDSSKPIHLTAFLGYKAGMTHIVREVDRPGSKVNKKEVVEAVTVIETPPMVIVGLVGYIETPRGLRTFKTVFAEHISDECKRRFYKNWYKSKKKAFTKYCKKWQDEDGKKQLEKDFNSMKKYCQVIRIIAHTQMRLLPLRQKKSHIMEIQLNGGTISEKVDWAREKLEQQVAVNLVFGQDEMIDVIGVTKGHGFKGVTSRWHTKKLPRKTHKGLRKVACIGAWHPARVAFSVARAGQKGYHHRTEINKKVYRIGAGYQTKDGKLVKNNASTEYDLTDKSINPLGGFPHYGEVTNDFVMVKGCVIGTKKRVLTLRKSLLVQTNRRAAEKIDLKFIDTSSKFGHGRFQTIEEKKAFMGPLKKDRIAKEETA; encoded by the exons ATG TCTCATCGCAAGTTCTCGGCCCCCAGACACGGTTCTCTGGGCTTCCTGCCCCGCAAGAGGAGCTGCAGACACAGGGGCAAGGTGAAGAGCTTCCCCAAGGATGATTCATCCAAACCCATCCATCTGACTGCCTTCCTGGGCTACAAGGCTGGCATGACCCACATTGTCCGTGAGGTTGACAGACCTGGTTCAA AGGTGAACAAGAAGGAGGTGGTAGAGGCAGTGACAGTAATTGAAACTCCTCCAATGGTAATCGTTGGTCTTGTTGGCTATATTGAGACTCCCCGTGGACTCCGTACCTTTAAGACTGTCTTTGCTGAGCACATCAGTGATGAATGCAAGCGACGCTTCTACAAGAACTG GTACAAATCAAAGAAGAAGGCTTTCACCAAATACTGCAAGAAATGGCAGGATGAAGATGGCAAGAAACAGTTGGAGAAGGACTTCAACAGCATGAAGAAGTACTGCCAGGTTATTCGCATCATTGCTCACACACAG atgcgcCTGCTCCCTTTGCGTCAGAAGAAGTCTCACATCATGGAGATCCAGCTGAATGGTGGGACAATCTCAGAGAAAGTTGATTGGGCAAGAGAAAAACTGGAACAGCAGGTTGCTGTCAACTTGGTGTTTGGTCAGGATGAGATGATTGATGTCATTGGTGTAACTAAAGGCCATGGCTTCAAAG GGGTCACCAGTCGTTGGCACACAAAGAAGCTGCCAAGGAAGACTCATAAGGGGCTGCGTAAAGTTGCCTGTATTGGAGCTTGGCATCCTGCTCGTGTGGCTTTCTCTGTTGCCCGTGCAGGTCAAAAGGGCTACCACCACCGCACCGAGATTAACAAGAAG GTCTACAGGATTGGAGCAGGTTACCAAACCAAGGATGGCAAGTTAGTGAAGAACAATGCTTCTACAGAGTATGACCTGACAGACAAGAGCATCAACCCCCTG GGAGGATTTCCTCACTATGGTGAAGTGACCAATGACTTTGTGATGGTGAAAGGTTGTGTTATTGGTACCAAGAAGCGTGTCCTCACACTGCGCAAG TCCCTATTGGTGCAGACCAACCGCCGTGCTGCGGAAAAGATCGACCTGAAGTTCATCGACACCTCTTCCAAGTTTGGTCATGGCCGCTTCCAGACCATTGAGGAGAAGAAGGCATTTATG GGACCATTGAAGAAGGATCGAATTGCCAAGGAAGAGACTGCATAA
- the ift27 gene encoding intraflagellar transport protein 27 homolog isoform X1, with amino-acid sequence MVKLRAKCVLAGDSTVGKSALVHVFRSESAHFLKNYTLTTGVEVFVNPVPIPDTPDSVELFIFDSSGKEIFYDMVESQWELAAAICLVYDITNEATFNSCTKWLERARAQAPSGQLAGVLVGNKMDLACRRAVEYTQAQEWAVSQGLEYFETSAKEMENCDAPFQSLARVFHRMYEDKLEHIRSIV; translated from the exons ATGGTGAAACTGCGAGCCAAATGTGTGCTGGCAG GTGACTCCACTGTTGGGAAGAGTGCGCTGGTGCATGTGTTTCGCAGCGAAAGTGCTCACTTTCTGAAAAATTATACCCTG ACAACTGGAGTGGAAGTCTTtgttaatccagtccccattccagACACCCCTGACAGCGTG GAACTCTTCATATTCGATTCTTCAGGAAAAGAAATCTTCTATGACATGGTGGAAAGCCAG tGGGAGCTTGCGGCTGCCATTTGCCTTGTGTATGACATCACCAATGAGGCAACGTTCAACAGTTGTACAAAGTGGCTGGAAAGGGCACGAGCACAAGCCCCCAGTGGCCAGCTGGCAG GAGTCCTTGTGGGCAATAAGATGGACCTAGCCTGCAGGCGTGCTGTGGAGTACACCCAGGCACAGGAATGGGCAGTGAGCCAGGGCCTGGAGTACTTTGAGACCTCTGCA AAAGAAATGGAGAACTGCGACGCTCCATTTCAGAGTTTGGCCAGAGTGTTTCACCGGATGTATGAGGACAAGTTAGAACACATCCGATCCATTGTGTGA
- the ift27 gene encoding intraflagellar transport protein 27 homolog isoform X2, which yields MGAMPGKLAKGDSTVGKSALVHVFRSESAHFLKNYTLTTGVEVFVNPVPIPDTPDSVELFIFDSSGKEIFYDMVESQWELAAAICLVYDITNEATFNSCTKWLERARAQAPSGQLAGVLVGNKMDLACRRAVEYTQAQEWAVSQGLEYFETSAKEMENCDAPFQSLARVFHRMYEDKLEHIRSIV from the exons ATGGGAGCTATGCCTGGAAAACTGGCAAAAG GTGACTCCACTGTTGGGAAGAGTGCGCTGGTGCATGTGTTTCGCAGCGAAAGTGCTCACTTTCTGAAAAATTATACCCTG ACAACTGGAGTGGAAGTCTTtgttaatccagtccccattccagACACCCCTGACAGCGTG GAACTCTTCATATTCGATTCTTCAGGAAAAGAAATCTTCTATGACATGGTGGAAAGCCAG tGGGAGCTTGCGGCTGCCATTTGCCTTGTGTATGACATCACCAATGAGGCAACGTTCAACAGTTGTACAAAGTGGCTGGAAAGGGCACGAGCACAAGCCCCCAGTGGCCAGCTGGCAG GAGTCCTTGTGGGCAATAAGATGGACCTAGCCTGCAGGCGTGCTGTGGAGTACACCCAGGCACAGGAATGGGCAGTGAGCCAGGGCCTGGAGTACTTTGAGACCTCTGCA AAAGAAATGGAGAACTGCGACGCTCCATTTCAGAGTTTGGCCAGAGTGTTTCACCGGATGTATGAGGACAAGTTAGAACACATCCGATCCATTGTGTGA